The Pseudodesulfovibrio alkaliphilus sequence TCACCGTCTTGTATCCTGGTCAGGACTTGTTTTACGCCGGAGGCCAGGATTCGGGCCTTTGGCCTTGCTTCGGCCAGGTATCCCGTGCGCAGGGACATCCTGATCTCGGAGCGGCCCAGCGAGTGGCGCAGGGCGCTCGGGACAACGTGACGAAAGTAGTAGGTCGTGCCTTTCAAGTAAAGGTGATTCGGGGAGCGAGCGATTCGCGGCATGTGACGTCTCCGGCGACAGACGATTCCGGGTGCTTTGACCCACCACTTTGACCCAGAGGGGTCAAATCACGCCGAAAGAAGACAATCGCGTAACTTGCCGGATAAAAAAGAAAAAGGGTTGCAGCCTGTTAGCCGCAACCCTTGATCATTCTGGTGCCGAAGAGAAGACTCGAACTTCCACGGGGGAACCCCCACTAGACCCTGAACCTAGCGTGTCTACCAATTCCACCACTTCGGCACGTTCAGAGGAAGATGGCTTATATATTGGTTGATCCTGGTTTGCAAGCGCTTTTTCAAGGCGAGTAAAGAAAATGAATCAGGAAAACATGAGAGCGGGTTGCCATGGCGATGGGCGGTCCTCTGCCGAAAGTCGGATACGAGAAAGGCTTCCTCGGACCGTCCGTGGAAGCCTTTGGCTTTCTCGTGTGCAAAAAAGGAAGAAGTTGCATTTGTCTTTGCAACGGTCATGCCAAAACTCCAGCCATTAAAAAAATATTGATGCATGCCCTTCCATTTCAAGGTGTTACCTTTTGAGCTCAAGGGATTGACCTTGCCTATCTGCGGCTGGTGGGGGTACAAAAAACTGAACTTTGCCCGATAGTGGCGGCACTGGGTCCAGATATTTTAACCGGGCAACGTCTTGATGCCCACCGTATCGCTGGGGCCGCTAAAGTGTCGGGTATTCGGGCCGGAATCAGCGGTCTGTGAGGGAATTGGAATGGGGAGCGTGTTGTTGTTGGTGGTCTGTTTTGTTCTGGGCGCGATCCTGCGGGCCGGAAGGGTTGCGGACGAAAAGGGGCCGGACGTTTTGAATGCCGTCATCATATACATGGCACTGCCTGCCCTGGCCCTGACCCATGGGCATAAACTGTCAATCGATGCCGGATTGATGCTGCCAGCCGCCATGCCTTGGATCGTCTTTGGGGCGGGCTATATTCTGTTCTCCCTGGCGGGTCGGCTCCTGGGACTGGACAAGAAGACCGTGGTCTGCCTGACCCTTGTCGCAGGCCTGGGCAATACCTCGTTTGTGGGAGTGCCCATGATAGAGGCTTTCTTCGGTCCCGAGCTTGTAGGCGTGGGCATGGTCATCGACCTGGCGGGAACATTCATGGTCCTGGCTGTGCCAGGTATGATTCTGGCTGCGCGGGCGGCAGGACACGGCTGTCATTGGCGGAGCCTGGCGCGGAAGGTCTTGCTGTTTCCGCCGGTTGCCGCGCTTGTTCTCGGCATCGCTCTCCAGCCGGTCGCGCTCCCCGGATGGCTGATAGTGATGCTGGAGCGCCTGGGCTCAACCTTGGCCCCGCTGGCCCTGCTCTCGGTGGGTATGACGCTGCGGCCGGGCCAGATCAAAAGCAACGCCCACCTGTTGACCCTTGGCCTGGGCTACAAGCTCTTACTGGCTCCGGCCCTTATCCTCACTCTCTATATGGTTGGTTTCGGACAAAATGACATCATTGCCCGCGTCACCATTTTCGAGGCGGCCATGGGGCCGATGATCACTGGCGGAATCATTGCCATGACCTATGGCCTCAATCCCTCACTGGCCGCTGCCCTGATGGGTGTCGGCATTCCTCTTTCGTTCCTGACCATTCCCGTATGGTACTGGGTGATGCGGTAGGGCTGCAATGCTCGGTGCCGCAAAGGGTTCACTTTGAGTCTTGTGGCGCCAACAAACGGTTGGGACATGGCGGGCAATGTGAATTGGCGCGCCAG is a genomic window containing:
- a CDS encoding AEC family transporter, encoding MGSVLLLVVCFVLGAILRAGRVADEKGPDVLNAVIIYMALPALALTHGHKLSIDAGLMLPAAMPWIVFGAGYILFSLAGRLLGLDKKTVVCLTLVAGLGNTSFVGVPMIEAFFGPELVGVGMVIDLAGTFMVLAVPGMILAARAAGHGCHWRSLARKVLLFPPVAALVLGIALQPVALPGWLIVMLERLGSTLAPLALLSVGMTLRPGQIKSNAHLLTLGLGYKLLLAPALILTLYMVGFGQNDIIARVTIFEAAMGPMITGGIIAMTYGLNPSLAAALMGVGIPLSFLTIPVWYWVMR